From Cricetulus griseus strain 17A/GY chromosome 1 unlocalized genomic scaffold, alternate assembly CriGri-PICRH-1.0 chr1_0, whole genome shotgun sequence, a single genomic window includes:
- the Kcnmb2 gene encoding calcium-activated potassium channel subunit beta-2: MFIWTSGRTSSSYRHDEKRNIYQKIRDHDLLDKRKTVTALKAGEDRAILLGLAMMVCSIMMYFLLGITLLRSYMQSVWTEEAQCTLLNVSITETFNCSFSCGPDCWKLSQYPCLQVYVNLSSSGEKLLLYHTEETMKINQKCSYIPKCGNNFEESMSLVSVVMENFRRHQHFPCYSDPEGNQKSVILTKLYSSNVLFHSLFWPTCMMAGGVAIVAMVKLTQYLSLLCERIQRINR, translated from the exons AAATATTTACCAGAAAATCAGGGACCATGACCTCCTGGACAAGAGGAAAACTGTGACAGCACTGAAGGCTGGAGAGGACCGGGCTATCCTTCTAGGGCTGGCCATGATGGTGTGTTCCATCATGATGTACTTCCTGCTGGGAATCACACTGCTGCGCTCTTACATGCAGAG TGTGTGGACAGAAGAAGCCCAATGCACCCTGCTGAACGTGTCCATCACAGAAACATTTAACTGTTCCTTCAGCTGTGGGCCAGACTGCTGGAAGCTCTCTCAGTACCCTTGCCTACAGGTGTATGTGAATCTGAGTTCTTCCGGGGAGAAGCTCCTCCTCTACCACACCGAAGAGACCATGAAAATCAATCAGAAG TGTTCCTATATTCCCAAGTGTGGAAACAACTTTGAAGAGTCCATGTCCCTGGTGAGTGTCGTCATGGAAAACTTCAGGAGACACCAGCACTTCCCCTGCTATTCTGACCCAGAAGGAAACCAGAAGAGTGTCATCCTGACCAAACTCTACAGCTCCAATGTGCTGTTCCATTCGCTCTTCTGGCCAACTTGTATGATGGCTGGGGGCGTGGCAATCGTTGCCATGGTGAAACTCACTCAATacctctctctgctctgtgagAGGATCCAACGGATcaatagataa